The Pygocentrus nattereri isolate fPygNat1 chromosome 4, fPygNat1.pri, whole genome shotgun sequence genome includes a window with the following:
- the ylpm1 gene encoding YLP motif-containing protein 1 isoform X2: MYPAWSSFGGPPRGAPPAGGFGGFGGFGAPSGPAAQSNFSSLHEQHLQQMQQLQQLHQRQLQSVLHHHASGSGPWQAGAAGFSAGPGSLTPVSSSLGDPPQPPQPPQPRGLPEPPKAPAQEPAPKPSDAPVEEPAEKTDFSSMSLQPSGVPDSGDPVEAARLQQLQAAAAQWQHVQQQRAGYQYQALMQEHAQLQQVLQQYQQVIQQPAHLQTMPIDMQLQHYEMQQQQFAPVLQEWDRHFKLWLEQFQAYPHKDQLQDYEGQWRQWQEQMNSTSAHLHERVTTLRAMQQQYSAIGPYGQTRPPGPEAHMPMTGQIGPSMPPNNMDPSSAPRFQGQQNVPGLNAPESRPPAGPEGPSEPYKPAGPPGPPARQPGPHGRFEGPRGPRFEGPRGPRFEPQRFSGPPRFDAGQNFVRPPRSNQIRPGAPGRFENPPRQSPPSRFERPPGPPPGPPQQPVPAPKDQPGPINQTKFQQDKPNETQGPQSQSAATGQNDSKTLQEKTPSVPTSKSMSDDLMDSGDGFFVQSEPIPQTQKDTSKKGDEPATQTAKTEELAKETSKTPVSTSSSVPPKPPLSMANKTPQISSSEPLKPNGASNGPQQRPKPPQQGPFKPDMPMEPPGGPQEVMQTGPPHAVRGRGRGQAPLPMRGRGRGRGHGQYGGPMGLPPKSDPSFPEEGSYDHQPPAKEQEDYAWRERPQMPDDPGPHEMWQPEEHHFSEEYYEETEEHGPPRGPRMEPPEGLEEHWQEEQAEYWEEGDPYWNERRPLMHHRPPFPPEGPRRPPFHPRFMPHGPRRPPPPGAMEHDSHGPPHINREPMGPRFRRGAGPWGPPPRHEMMGRDIRRPPPPHEMLDRDPMGQPGYRDEMDMEHDWPAHPHGREPRPPHPPLPPREMIDREMRRPPMRPPPMQRERWRRPTPHLEDSGGAFDEEYSNEYGPEEDGYRRPPPDYRQRDYEEDEEYYHPREDWGRLRPDRDFPPHPPLGPQERIREDQWREERERPSVYEAEDRIRAERRGPGYADGPPFRDRDREPPFQSRPDWERQPLPPPPLPERPYRHHIEEPLYERNPELPAGPAPPTATVPPSSASDASLDQTSPGTAKAVLALSQRQHEIILKAAQELKMIRELQESKKVFGDASTPESAGLPPEIPAGLLGLEIPPEVKSALQAVPVRPLEAGLPSATPVTDFLHTASAPAPVPTFIAKTVDYGHGHDVGTKVERISYGERIVLRPDPLPSDRYEKEPLGRRDPYYDRRADPYMDQREYGREWERDVIRDRPPADYDRERYERERYSRDERPPQGPPRTGYRDRERDLREHQGRSSRDRELYSRPGYDRSSYERSLERYDHGPSGYGNDRRSYPDERPPPSASLPPPPPPAPRVEKKPETKNVEDILKPPGRANRPDRIVVIMRGQPGSGKSHLAKLIRDKEVECGGAPPRVLGLDDYFMTEVEKEERDPDTGKRVKTKVLEYEYEPEMEDTYRNSMLKTFKKTLDDGFFPFIIIDAINDRVKYFDQFWSAAKTKGFEVYLAEISADHQMCAKRNIHGWKLKDITKLANGWESAPVHMARLDIRSLLQDAAIEEVEMEDFNPAEVETQAEEKKEEEEELDLGYLPKSKWEMDTSEAKLDKLDGLAGGGKRKRDTDVSGIEDFLQLPDDYASRMSEPGKKRVRWADLEEQKDADRKRAIGFVVGQTDWEKITDESGQLAQRALNRTKYF; the protein is encoded by the exons ATGTACCCGGCCTGGAGCAGCTTCGGCGGCCCGCCGCGCGGAGCGCCCCCAGCCGGCGGCTTCGGGGGGTTCGGCGGGTTCGGAGCTCCGTCCGGGCCCGCGGCCCAGTCCAACTTCTCCAGCCTGCATGAACAGCACCTTCAGCAGatgcagcagctgcagcagctccacCAACGCCAGCTGCAGTCGGTGCTGCACCACCACGCCTCCGGCTCCGGTCCCTGGCAGGCGGGCGCTGCGGGGTTCTCCGCCGGGCCTGGGAGCCTGACGCCGGTCAGCAGCAGCCTCGGCGACCCGCCGCAGCCCCCTCAGCCCCCTCAGCCCAGAGGTCTGCCTGAACCGCCCAAAGCTCCCGCCCAAGAACCCGCGCCGAAACCCAGCGATGCTCCAGTGGAGGAACCAGCCGAGAAGACCGACTTCTCCTCCATGAGTCTGCAG CCCAGCGGGGTTCCTGACTCCGGAGACCCAGTAGAGGCAGCTCGTCTGCAGCAGTTACAGGCGGCAGCGGCTCAGTGGCAACACGTTCAGCAGCAGAGAGCTGGGTACCAGTACCAGGCGCTGATGCAAGAACACGCTCAGCTCCAGCAGGTCCTGCAGCAGTACCAGCAAGTCATTCAGCAGCCAGCACATCTACAG ACAATGCCCATAGACATGCAGTTGCAGCACTATGAAATGCAACAGCAGCAGTTTGCTCCAGTGCTGCAAGAGTGGGACAGACACTTTAAACTCTGGCTGGAGCAGTTTCAGGCGTATCCTCACAAAGACCAGCTCCAGGACTATGAAGGCCAGTGGAGACAGTGGCAGGAACAAATGAACTCAACGTCAGCACATCTTCATGAGAGAGTCACTACACTGAGAGCTATGCAGCAACAGTATAGTGCCATAGGACCATATGGACAGACTAGGCCTCCTGGACCAGAGGCACACATGCCGATGACTGGTCAGATAGGCCCCTCTATGCCACCGAATAATATGGATCCATCGTCAGCTCCCCGTTTTCAGGGCCAGCAGAACGTACCAGGCTTAAATGCTCCTGAATCGCGACCACCTGCAGGACCTGAGGGTCCGTCTGAACCATACAAACCTGCTGGTCCGCCTGGTCCTCCGGCAAGACAGCCTGGTCCTCATGGAAGGTTTGAAGGGCCTAGAGGTCCAAG GTTTGAAGGACCTAGGGGCCCAAGATTTGAACCACAGCGCTTTAGTGGGCCTCCTAGATTTGATGCTGGTCAGAATTTTGTGAGACCTCCCAGAAGTAATCAGATTCGACCAGGGGCTCCAGGAAGATTTGAGAATCCCCCAAGGCAGAGTCCACCCTCTCGTTTTGAGAGACCTCCTGGGCCACCTCCTGGACCACCCCAACAGCCTGTCCCAGCCCCCAAAGACCAGCCTGGTCCTATAAATCAAACCAAATTTCAGCAAGATAAGCCTAATGAAACACAAGGTCCACAATCTCAGAGTGCAGCCACTGGCCAGAATGACAGCAAAACACTTCAAGAAAAAACACCTAGTGTTCCCACTTCTAAGTCCATGTCAGATGATTTAATGGATTCCGGTGATGGATTTTTTGTGCAAAGTGAGCCTATTCCTCAAACTCAGAAGGATACAAGCAAGAAAGGTGACGAACCTGCCACACAGACTGCTAAAACGGAGGAATTGGCAAAAGAGACCTCCAAAACACCTGTATCAACATCCTCATCGGTTCCTCCAAAGCCACCTCTTAGCATGGCCAATAAAACACCTCAAATCTCAAGTTCTGAACCACTAAAACCTAACGGTGCAAGTAATGGGCCCCAGCAACGACCAAAGCCCCCACAACAAGGGCCGTTTAAACCAGATATGCCCATGGAACCTCCTGGTGGCCCACAAGAGGTTATGCAGACTGGTCCACCACATGCAGTGCGGGGTAGGGGAAGGGGTCAGGCCCCTTTACCAATGCGAGGAAGAGGTCGTGGACGTGGTCATGGACAATATGGTGGACCAATGGGTCTGCCCCCGAAATCTGACCCCAGTTTCCCGGAGGAaggttcctatgaccaccagCCACCAGCTAAGGAGCAGGAGGACTATGCTTGGCGAGAACGACCTCAAATGCCAGACGATCCGGGACCCCATGAAATGTGGCAACCGGAAGAGCATCATTTCTCAGAAGAGTATTATGAAGAGACCGAAGAGCATGGCCCACCTAGAGGTCCACGAATGGAGCCCCCAGAGGGTCTAGAAGAGCACTGGCAAGAGGAACAGGCAGAATACTGGGAAGAAGGAGATCCGTACTGGAATGAAAGAAGGCCACTGATGCACCATAGACCCCCCTTTCCTCCTGAAGGACCTAGGCGCCCTCCTTTCCATCCTCGCTTTATGCCCCATGGCCCACGACGTCCTCCTCCACCAGGTGCTATGGAACATGACTCACATGGGCCACCCCACATAAATAGAGAACCTATGGGGCCTCGATTCAGACGTGGAGCCGGTCCTTGGGGACCGCCGCCACGCCATGAAATGATGGGGCGAGACATCCGGCGGCCACCTCCGCCTCATGAAATGTTGGATAGAGACCCGATGGGCCAACCAGGTTACCGTGATGAAATGGACATGGAACATGACTGGCCTGCTCATCCTCATGGCAGGGAACCCAGGCCTCCCCACCCTCCCTTACCACCTCGTGAAATGATTGACAGGGAGATGAGAAGGCCACCAATGCGACCCCCTCCAATGCAAAGAGAGAGGTGGCGAAGACCCACACCCCACCTTGAAGACTCTGGGGGGGCATTTGATGAAGAATACAGCAATGAATATGGTCCAGAAGAAGATGGGTACAGAAGACCGCCACCTGATTACCGTCAGCGGGATTATGAGGAAGATGAGGAGTATTACCACCCACGTGAGGATTGGGGAAGACTGCGCCCAGACCGTGACTTTCCTCCGCATCCACCACTCGGGCCACAAGAGCGTATAAGAGAAGATCAgtggagggaggagagggagagaccaTCAGTGTATGAGGCTGAAGATCGGATAAGAGCAGAACGAAGAGGACCAGGCTATGCCGACGGCCCTCCTTTTCGAGACAGAGATAGGGAACCCCCTTTCCAGTCACGCCCTGATTGGGAAAGACAGCCCCTGCCTCCTCCTCCACTACCAGAGAGACCATACCGTCATCacattgaagaaccactttatgAAAGAAATCCTGAGCTTCCAGCAGGACCTGCTCCTCCTACAGCCACTGTGCCCCCCAGCAGTGCTTCTGATGCTTCACTAGATCAGACATCTCCAGGGACAGCTAAAGCTGTGCTCGCTCTTTCTCAAAGGCAGCATGAGATCATTCTCAAAGCAGCTCAGGAGCTGAAAATGATAAG AGAGCTACAAGAGAGTAAGAAAGTTTTTGGAGATGCCTCTACACCTGAATCTGCTGGACTGCCACCTGAGATTCCTGCTGGTCTCCTTGGACTAGAAATTCCTCCTGAGGTTAAAAGTGCGCTTCAG GCTGTTCCCGTTAGACCCTTGGAAGCCGGGTTGCCCTCAGCAACACCAGTTACAGATTTTCTCCATACAGCCTCAGCACCGGCCCCTGTGCCCACGTTCATTGCCAAAACAGTGGACTACGGTCATGGTCATG ATGTAGGCACCAAAGTGGAGAGAATTTCGTACGGTGAAAGAATAGTTTTGAGGCCTGATCCGCTGCCGTCAGATCGATATGAGAAAG AACCTCTTGGCCGTCGAGACCCATACTACGACAGAAGAGCTGATCCATACATGGACCAGCGGGAGTATGGAAGGGAATGGGAAAGAGACGTGATCCGAGACAGGCCCCCGGCAGATTATGACCGTGAACGCTATGAGAGAGAGCGCTACTCCCGAGATGAGAG GCCTCCCCAAGGCCCTCCGCGGACAGGATACAGGGACCGTGAGAGAGACCTGCGAGAGCACCAAGGGCGTTCTAGCCGGGATCGAGAGCTTTACAGCAGGCCGGGCTACGACAGGTCTTCCTATGAGAGAAGTCTCGAGCGCTATGACCACGGGCCCTCAGGCTATGGAA ATGACCGGCGGAGTTATCCTGACGAACGGCCTCCTCCCTCAGCGTCCTTGCcgccccctccccctcctgccCCGCGAGTGGAGAAGAAACCAGAGACCAAAAACGTAGAAGATATCCTGAAGCCTCCTGGTCGAGCGAATCGTCCCGACAGG ATTGTGGTGATAATGCGAGGCCAACCAGGAAGCGGAAAAAGCCACCTGGCCAAACTAATTCGG GATAAGGAGGTGGAGTGCGGTGGAGCTCCGCCGCGAGTGCTTGGCCTGGATGACTATTTCATGACAGAAGTTGAAAAAGAGGAGCGAGATCCTGATACAGGGAAACGTGTAAAGACAAAG GTCCTCGAATATGAATATGAGCCGGAGATGGAGGACACGTACAGAAACAGCATGCTGAAAACCTTCAAGAAGACTCTGGATGACGGGTTTTTCCCCTTCATCATCATCGATGCCATAAACGACAGAGTGAAATACTTCGATCAGTTCTGGAGCGCAGCTAAGACAAAGGGCTTTGAG GTCTACCTGGCGGAAATCTCTGCTGACCATCAGATGTGTGCTAAGAGGAACATCCATGGATGGAAGCTGAAGGACATCACAAAG CTGGCGAATGGCTGGGAGTCTGCTCCTGTCCACATGGCTCGACTGGACATCCGCTCTTTGCTGCAGGATGCTGCCATCGAAGAg GTGGAGATGGAGGATTTCAACCCGGCGGAGGTGGAAACTCAAGCtgaggagaagaaggaagaagaggaggagttAGACCTG
- the ylpm1 gene encoding YLP motif-containing protein 1 isoform X1 yields MYPAWSSFGGPPRGAPPAGGFGGFGGFGAPSGPAAQSNFSSLHEQHLQQMQQLQQLHQRQLQSVLHHHASGSGPWQAGAAGFSAGPGSLTPVSSSLGDPPQPPQPPQPRGLPEPPKAPAQEPAPKPSDAPVEEPAEKTDFSSMSLQEQQEYWYKQHLQNLQKLKNEKAKQNQSAGGGPPRGHEQTSPAPPPPAEPPKSAPPPPPPKEEPPPPPPPEDTKPSGVPDSGDPVEAARLQQLQAAAAQWQHVQQQRAGYQYQALMQEHAQLQQVLQQYQQVIQQPAHLQTMPIDMQLQHYEMQQQQFAPVLQEWDRHFKLWLEQFQAYPHKDQLQDYEGQWRQWQEQMNSTSAHLHERVTTLRAMQQQYSAIGPYGQTRPPGPEAHMPMTGQIGPSMPPNNMDPSSAPRFQGQQNVPGLNAPESRPPAGPEGPSEPYKPAGPPGPPARQPGPHGRFEGPRGPRFEGPRGPRFEPQRFSGPPRFDAGQNFVRPPRSNQIRPGAPGRFENPPRQSPPSRFERPPGPPPGPPQQPVPAPKDQPGPINQTKFQQDKPNETQGPQSQSAATGQNDSKTLQEKTPSVPTSKSMSDDLMDSGDGFFVQSEPIPQTQKDTSKKGDEPATQTAKTEELAKETSKTPVSTSSSVPPKPPLSMANKTPQISSSEPLKPNGASNGPQQRPKPPQQGPFKPDMPMEPPGGPQEVMQTGPPHAVRGRGRGQAPLPMRGRGRGRGHGQYGGPMGLPPKSDPSFPEEGSYDHQPPAKEQEDYAWRERPQMPDDPGPHEMWQPEEHHFSEEYYEETEEHGPPRGPRMEPPEGLEEHWQEEQAEYWEEGDPYWNERRPLMHHRPPFPPEGPRRPPFHPRFMPHGPRRPPPPGAMEHDSHGPPHINREPMGPRFRRGAGPWGPPPRHEMMGRDIRRPPPPHEMLDRDPMGQPGYRDEMDMEHDWPAHPHGREPRPPHPPLPPREMIDREMRRPPMRPPPMQRERWRRPTPHLEDSGGAFDEEYSNEYGPEEDGYRRPPPDYRQRDYEEDEEYYHPREDWGRLRPDRDFPPHPPLGPQERIREDQWREERERPSVYEAEDRIRAERRGPGYADGPPFRDRDREPPFQSRPDWERQPLPPPPLPERPYRHHIEEPLYERNPELPAGPAPPTATVPPSSASDASLDQTSPGTAKAVLALSQRQHEIILKAAQELKMIRELQESKKVFGDASTPESAGLPPEIPAGLLGLEIPPEVKSALQAVPVRPLEAGLPSATPVTDFLHTASAPAPVPTFIAKTVDYGHGHDVGTKVERISYGERIVLRPDPLPSDRYEKEPLGRRDPYYDRRADPYMDQREYGREWERDVIRDRPPADYDRERYERERYSRDERPPQGPPRTGYRDRERDLREHQGRSSRDRELYSRPGYDRSSYERSLERYDHGPSGYGNDRRSYPDERPPPSASLPPPPPPAPRVEKKPETKNVEDILKPPGRANRPDRIVVIMRGQPGSGKSHLAKLIRDKEVECGGAPPRVLGLDDYFMTEVEKEERDPDTGKRVKTKVLEYEYEPEMEDTYRNSMLKTFKKTLDDGFFPFIIIDAINDRVKYFDQFWSAAKTKGFEVYLAEISADHQMCAKRNIHGWKLKDITKLANGWESAPVHMARLDIRSLLQDAAIEEVEMEDFNPAEVETQAEEKKEEEEELDLGYLPKSKWEMDTSEAKLDKLDGLAGGGKRKRDTDVSGIEDFLQLPDDYASRMSEPGKKRVRWADLEEQKDADRKRAIGFVVGQTDWEKITDESGQLAQRALNRTKYF; encoded by the exons ATGTACCCGGCCTGGAGCAGCTTCGGCGGCCCGCCGCGCGGAGCGCCCCCAGCCGGCGGCTTCGGGGGGTTCGGCGGGTTCGGAGCTCCGTCCGGGCCCGCGGCCCAGTCCAACTTCTCCAGCCTGCATGAACAGCACCTTCAGCAGatgcagcagctgcagcagctccacCAACGCCAGCTGCAGTCGGTGCTGCACCACCACGCCTCCGGCTCCGGTCCCTGGCAGGCGGGCGCTGCGGGGTTCTCCGCCGGGCCTGGGAGCCTGACGCCGGTCAGCAGCAGCCTCGGCGACCCGCCGCAGCCCCCTCAGCCCCCTCAGCCCAGAGGTCTGCCTGAACCGCCCAAAGCTCCCGCCCAAGAACCCGCGCCGAAACCCAGCGATGCTCCAGTGGAGGAACCAGCCGAGAAGACCGACTTCTCCTCCATGAGTCTGCAG GAGCAGCAGGAGTACTGGTACAAACAGCACCTTCAGAACTTACAGAAGTTAAAGAATGAAAAGGCGAAGCAGAACCAGAGCGCAGGCGGGGGTCCACCCAGAGGACATGAGCAGACCTCCCCAGCTCCTCCACCTCCCGCTGAACCCCCGAAGAGCgcaccacctccaccacctccGAAAGAGGAGCCTCCCCCACCGCCTCCACCTGAGGACACTAAG CCCAGCGGGGTTCCTGACTCCGGAGACCCAGTAGAGGCAGCTCGTCTGCAGCAGTTACAGGCGGCAGCGGCTCAGTGGCAACACGTTCAGCAGCAGAGAGCTGGGTACCAGTACCAGGCGCTGATGCAAGAACACGCTCAGCTCCAGCAGGTCCTGCAGCAGTACCAGCAAGTCATTCAGCAGCCAGCACATCTACAG ACAATGCCCATAGACATGCAGTTGCAGCACTATGAAATGCAACAGCAGCAGTTTGCTCCAGTGCTGCAAGAGTGGGACAGACACTTTAAACTCTGGCTGGAGCAGTTTCAGGCGTATCCTCACAAAGACCAGCTCCAGGACTATGAAGGCCAGTGGAGACAGTGGCAGGAACAAATGAACTCAACGTCAGCACATCTTCATGAGAGAGTCACTACACTGAGAGCTATGCAGCAACAGTATAGTGCCATAGGACCATATGGACAGACTAGGCCTCCTGGACCAGAGGCACACATGCCGATGACTGGTCAGATAGGCCCCTCTATGCCACCGAATAATATGGATCCATCGTCAGCTCCCCGTTTTCAGGGCCAGCAGAACGTACCAGGCTTAAATGCTCCTGAATCGCGACCACCTGCAGGACCTGAGGGTCCGTCTGAACCATACAAACCTGCTGGTCCGCCTGGTCCTCCGGCAAGACAGCCTGGTCCTCATGGAAGGTTTGAAGGGCCTAGAGGTCCAAG GTTTGAAGGACCTAGGGGCCCAAGATTTGAACCACAGCGCTTTAGTGGGCCTCCTAGATTTGATGCTGGTCAGAATTTTGTGAGACCTCCCAGAAGTAATCAGATTCGACCAGGGGCTCCAGGAAGATTTGAGAATCCCCCAAGGCAGAGTCCACCCTCTCGTTTTGAGAGACCTCCTGGGCCACCTCCTGGACCACCCCAACAGCCTGTCCCAGCCCCCAAAGACCAGCCTGGTCCTATAAATCAAACCAAATTTCAGCAAGATAAGCCTAATGAAACACAAGGTCCACAATCTCAGAGTGCAGCCACTGGCCAGAATGACAGCAAAACACTTCAAGAAAAAACACCTAGTGTTCCCACTTCTAAGTCCATGTCAGATGATTTAATGGATTCCGGTGATGGATTTTTTGTGCAAAGTGAGCCTATTCCTCAAACTCAGAAGGATACAAGCAAGAAAGGTGACGAACCTGCCACACAGACTGCTAAAACGGAGGAATTGGCAAAAGAGACCTCCAAAACACCTGTATCAACATCCTCATCGGTTCCTCCAAAGCCACCTCTTAGCATGGCCAATAAAACACCTCAAATCTCAAGTTCTGAACCACTAAAACCTAACGGTGCAAGTAATGGGCCCCAGCAACGACCAAAGCCCCCACAACAAGGGCCGTTTAAACCAGATATGCCCATGGAACCTCCTGGTGGCCCACAAGAGGTTATGCAGACTGGTCCACCACATGCAGTGCGGGGTAGGGGAAGGGGTCAGGCCCCTTTACCAATGCGAGGAAGAGGTCGTGGACGTGGTCATGGACAATATGGTGGACCAATGGGTCTGCCCCCGAAATCTGACCCCAGTTTCCCGGAGGAaggttcctatgaccaccagCCACCAGCTAAGGAGCAGGAGGACTATGCTTGGCGAGAACGACCTCAAATGCCAGACGATCCGGGACCCCATGAAATGTGGCAACCGGAAGAGCATCATTTCTCAGAAGAGTATTATGAAGAGACCGAAGAGCATGGCCCACCTAGAGGTCCACGAATGGAGCCCCCAGAGGGTCTAGAAGAGCACTGGCAAGAGGAACAGGCAGAATACTGGGAAGAAGGAGATCCGTACTGGAATGAAAGAAGGCCACTGATGCACCATAGACCCCCCTTTCCTCCTGAAGGACCTAGGCGCCCTCCTTTCCATCCTCGCTTTATGCCCCATGGCCCACGACGTCCTCCTCCACCAGGTGCTATGGAACATGACTCACATGGGCCACCCCACATAAATAGAGAACCTATGGGGCCTCGATTCAGACGTGGAGCCGGTCCTTGGGGACCGCCGCCACGCCATGAAATGATGGGGCGAGACATCCGGCGGCCACCTCCGCCTCATGAAATGTTGGATAGAGACCCGATGGGCCAACCAGGTTACCGTGATGAAATGGACATGGAACATGACTGGCCTGCTCATCCTCATGGCAGGGAACCCAGGCCTCCCCACCCTCCCTTACCACCTCGTGAAATGATTGACAGGGAGATGAGAAGGCCACCAATGCGACCCCCTCCAATGCAAAGAGAGAGGTGGCGAAGACCCACACCCCACCTTGAAGACTCTGGGGGGGCATTTGATGAAGAATACAGCAATGAATATGGTCCAGAAGAAGATGGGTACAGAAGACCGCCACCTGATTACCGTCAGCGGGATTATGAGGAAGATGAGGAGTATTACCACCCACGTGAGGATTGGGGAAGACTGCGCCCAGACCGTGACTTTCCTCCGCATCCACCACTCGGGCCACAAGAGCGTATAAGAGAAGATCAgtggagggaggagagggagagaccaTCAGTGTATGAGGCTGAAGATCGGATAAGAGCAGAACGAAGAGGACCAGGCTATGCCGACGGCCCTCCTTTTCGAGACAGAGATAGGGAACCCCCTTTCCAGTCACGCCCTGATTGGGAAAGACAGCCCCTGCCTCCTCCTCCACTACCAGAGAGACCATACCGTCATCacattgaagaaccactttatgAAAGAAATCCTGAGCTTCCAGCAGGACCTGCTCCTCCTACAGCCACTGTGCCCCCCAGCAGTGCTTCTGATGCTTCACTAGATCAGACATCTCCAGGGACAGCTAAAGCTGTGCTCGCTCTTTCTCAAAGGCAGCATGAGATCATTCTCAAAGCAGCTCAGGAGCTGAAAATGATAAG AGAGCTACAAGAGAGTAAGAAAGTTTTTGGAGATGCCTCTACACCTGAATCTGCTGGACTGCCACCTGAGATTCCTGCTGGTCTCCTTGGACTAGAAATTCCTCCTGAGGTTAAAAGTGCGCTTCAG GCTGTTCCCGTTAGACCCTTGGAAGCCGGGTTGCCCTCAGCAACACCAGTTACAGATTTTCTCCATACAGCCTCAGCACCGGCCCCTGTGCCCACGTTCATTGCCAAAACAGTGGACTACGGTCATGGTCATG ATGTAGGCACCAAAGTGGAGAGAATTTCGTACGGTGAAAGAATAGTTTTGAGGCCTGATCCGCTGCCGTCAGATCGATATGAGAAAG AACCTCTTGGCCGTCGAGACCCATACTACGACAGAAGAGCTGATCCATACATGGACCAGCGGGAGTATGGAAGGGAATGGGAAAGAGACGTGATCCGAGACAGGCCCCCGGCAGATTATGACCGTGAACGCTATGAGAGAGAGCGCTACTCCCGAGATGAGAG GCCTCCCCAAGGCCCTCCGCGGACAGGATACAGGGACCGTGAGAGAGACCTGCGAGAGCACCAAGGGCGTTCTAGCCGGGATCGAGAGCTTTACAGCAGGCCGGGCTACGACAGGTCTTCCTATGAGAGAAGTCTCGAGCGCTATGACCACGGGCCCTCAGGCTATGGAA ATGACCGGCGGAGTTATCCTGACGAACGGCCTCCTCCCTCAGCGTCCTTGCcgccccctccccctcctgccCCGCGAGTGGAGAAGAAACCAGAGACCAAAAACGTAGAAGATATCCTGAAGCCTCCTGGTCGAGCGAATCGTCCCGACAGG ATTGTGGTGATAATGCGAGGCCAACCAGGAAGCGGAAAAAGCCACCTGGCCAAACTAATTCGG GATAAGGAGGTGGAGTGCGGTGGAGCTCCGCCGCGAGTGCTTGGCCTGGATGACTATTTCATGACAGAAGTTGAAAAAGAGGAGCGAGATCCTGATACAGGGAAACGTGTAAAGACAAAG GTCCTCGAATATGAATATGAGCCGGAGATGGAGGACACGTACAGAAACAGCATGCTGAAAACCTTCAAGAAGACTCTGGATGACGGGTTTTTCCCCTTCATCATCATCGATGCCATAAACGACAGAGTGAAATACTTCGATCAGTTCTGGAGCGCAGCTAAGACAAAGGGCTTTGAG GTCTACCTGGCGGAAATCTCTGCTGACCATCAGATGTGTGCTAAGAGGAACATCCATGGATGGAAGCTGAAGGACATCACAAAG CTGGCGAATGGCTGGGAGTCTGCTCCTGTCCACATGGCTCGACTGGACATCCGCTCTTTGCTGCAGGATGCTGCCATCGAAGAg GTGGAGATGGAGGATTTCAACCCGGCGGAGGTGGAAACTCAAGCtgaggagaagaaggaagaagaggaggagttAGACCTG